From one Treponema denticola genomic stretch:
- a CDS encoding type II toxin-antitoxin system Phd/YefM family antitoxin, producing MISTMTITETRKKITSLENTMNYDDTISITNHGKEVFALIRWDTYECIQETLEILADEQLAKDLSTGIKQINENNLVDFDTFKAGLMCIQ from the coding sequence TTTCAACTATGACCATAACAGAAACAAGAAAGAAAATCACATCACTTGAGAATACGATGAATTATGATGATACAATCTCCATTACTAATCATGGAAAAGAAGTATTTGCTTTGATTCGTTGGGATACCTATGAATGTATTCAAGAAACTTTGGAAATACTTGCAGATGAACAATTGGCAAAAGACCTGTCTACTGGAATTAAGCAGATAAATGAAAACAATCTTGTAGATTTTGACACATTCAAGGCGGGTCTAATGTGTATACAATAA
- a CDS encoding type II toxin-antitoxin system RelE family toxin, giving the protein MYTIKLTQIAAEFIAKLDNKSQQQVLQKIEVLKEYPLKVGKPLKGNLQDYRSIRSVGQRYRIIYQVKESEIAVIIVAVGIRRDGDKKNDIYELMKKYLKIGLLPQSQ; this is encoded by the coding sequence GTGTATACAATAAAATTAACCCAAATTGCCGCCGAATTTATTGCTAAACTAGACAATAAATCTCAACAGCAGGTACTGCAAAAGATTGAGGTATTAAAAGAGTATCCTCTAAAAGTGGGAAAGCCTTTAAAAGGTAATTTACAGGATTATCGTTCTATTCGTTCTGTTGGACAACGATATAGAATAATTTATCAAGTTAAAGAGAGTGAAATTGCGGTTATTATTGTAGCTGTAGGAATAAGACGAGATGGCGACAAAAAAAATGATATTTACGAACTCATGAAAAAATATCTAAAAATTGGTTTATTACCACAGTCACAGTAA
- a CDS encoding carbon-nitrogen hydrolase family protein, with translation MSKIIIALLQLTPGNSLVENVYIGIAACRKAKNMGADIALFPEMWSIGYEIPKSVNELKSKAISKNDAFIHSFSDLAKELQMAIGITFLEKYEPLPRNSICLFDRFGKELYTYAKVHTCIFGDEKNLMPGNDFYVSELDTEHGCVKIGSMICYDREFPESARILMLKGAEILLVPNACPMEINRISQLRARAFENMVGIATVNYPKGKPDCNGHSTAFDGIAYKIDEPYSRDTLIIEAGEEEGIYIATFNIEELRKYRSREVHGNAYRQPTKYEILLSEEKQEPFIRKDYRKSAN, from the coding sequence TTGAGCAAAATTATCATAGCTTTACTACAATTAACGCCGGGGAACTCTCTTGTTGAAAATGTGTATATCGGTATAGCTGCTTGTCGCAAGGCAAAAAATATGGGGGCAGATATAGCATTATTTCCTGAAATGTGGAGTATTGGTTACGAAATCCCTAAATCTGTCAATGAATTAAAGAGTAAAGCAATTAGTAAAAATGATGCATTTATACATTCATTCTCAGATTTAGCAAAAGAATTGCAAATGGCTATCGGTATAACATTTCTTGAAAAGTATGAGCCATTACCAAGAAACAGTATATGTCTGTTTGATAGATTTGGAAAAGAACTATATACCTATGCAAAAGTACATACATGTATTTTTGGAGATGAAAAAAATTTAATGCCCGGTAATGATTTTTATGTATCTGAATTAGACACAGAGCACGGTTGTGTAAAAATAGGTTCAATGATTTGTTATGATAGAGAATTTCCTGAGAGTGCACGAATACTCATGCTCAAAGGTGCAGAAATACTACTTGTACCGAATGCATGTCCAATGGAAATTAATAGGATTTCACAATTAAGAGCAAGAGCATTTGAAAATATGGTTGGCATTGCAACTGTTAATTATCCAAAAGGAAAACCCGATTGTAATGGTCATTCTACAGCATTTGACGGTATTGCCTATAAAATTGATGAACCATATTCACGAGATACATTAATAATAGAAGCCGGAGAGGAAGAAGGAATATATATCGCAACTTTTAATATAGAGGAATTAAGAAAGTATAGAAGTAGAGAAGTTCATGGTAACGCATACCGGCAGCCGACAAAATATGAGATTTTATTATCGGAAGAGAAACAAGAGCCGTTTATCCGTAAAGATTATAGAAAATCAGCAAACTAA
- a CDS encoding YcxB family protein, whose protein sequence is MEYTIKGRLSFTDYKDFLLASLIYKKHRLIILILCFALIIFNCVSTALKAPNMLTAIIEFFPFIVLILIYFIIYKVFTKRSYKTDSVIQKEMSYTFSEEGIYWATDRGSYNYKIEDFRSYFFSKRVIAIYISNRKAIVIPRHFFESKEQEEKIEKLIKEKYMIENKK, encoded by the coding sequence ATGGAATATACGATTAAAGGGCGACTTTCTTTTACAGATTATAAAGACTTTCTGTTAGCTTCGTTAATTTATAAAAAACATAGATTGATCATTTTAATTTTATGTTTTGCATTAATAATTTTTAATTGTGTATCAACAGCATTAAAAGCTCCAAATATGTTAACAGCAATTATAGAATTCTTTCCTTTTATAGTCCTTATATTGATTTATTTCATAATTTACAAAGTATTTACAAAACGTTCATATAAAACAGATTCTGTGATACAAAAAGAAATGTCTTATACTTTTTCAGAAGAAGGTATTTATTGGGCAACAGATCGAGGATCATATAATTATAAGATTGAAGATTTCAGAAGCTACTTTTTCTCAAAAAGAGTCATTGCAATTTACATATCAAATCGTAAAGCTATTGTAATTCCTAGACATTTTTTTGAATCAAAAGAACAAGAGGAAAAAATAGAAAAGCTTATAAAAGAAAAATACATGATTGAAAATAAAAAGTAA